The following coding sequences are from one Panicum hallii strain FIL2 chromosome 5, PHallii_v3.1, whole genome shotgun sequence window:
- the LOC112893855 gene encoding probable protein S-acyltransferase 16 translates to MGRPGYVTVPILTVLAAIGYVYYTTVFLAIPAWLGLTTAAGVANATAFTALAAACVATYAVAVSRDPGRVPASFVPDVEDAESPIHEIKRKGGDLRYCQKCSHYKPPRAHHCRVCKRCVLRMDHHCIWINNCVGHENYKIFLVFILYAVIACFYSMVLIIGGAMHLPKDEQPGSDSPRTSIIVCGVLLCPLALALIVLLGWHVYLILHNKTTIEYHEGVRAMWLAEKAGNLYHHPYNLGIYENLVSVLGPNMLCWLCPISRNIGNGVRFRTSYDIPPATSPM, encoded by the exons CCGATACTCACCGTGCTCGCCGCAATCGGGTACGTCTACTACACCACGGTGTTCCTCGCGATCCCCGCGTGGCTGGGGCTCACCACGGCCGCCGGGGTCGCCAACGCCACGGCCTTcaccgcgctcgccgccgcctgcgtCGCCACCTACGCCGTCGCCGTGTCGCGGGACCCGGGCCGCGTGCCGGCGTCCTTCGTGCCCGACGTCGAGGACGCCGAGAGCCCCATCCACGAGATCAAGCGAAAG GGTGGTGATTTGAGATACTGCCAAAAATGTTCCCACTATAAACCTCCTCGAGCGCACCATTGCCGTGTCTGCAAAAGATGCGTTCTGAGAATG GACCACCACTGTATATGGATTAATAACTGTGTTGGGCACGAGAACTACAAAATCTTTCTAGTCTTCATTTTGTATGCTGTAATTGCATGCTTCTATTCTATG GTTCTGATTATAGGGGGTGCCATGCATTTGCCTAAAGATGAACAACCAGGCAGTGATTCTCCTAGAACATCTATT ATTGTTTGCGGGGTCCTTCTATGTCCTTTAGCTTTGGCACTGATCGTCCTATTGGGTTGGCATGTTTACCTCATCTTACACAACAAAACTACTATTGAG TACCATGAAGGAGTTAGAGCTATGTGGTTGGCTGAAAAGGCGGGAAACCTTTATCATCATCCTTATAACCTTGGAATCTATGAGAACCTTGTTTCG GTACTAGGTCCTAATATGCTCTGCTGGCTTTGCCCAATATCAAGGAACATTGGAAACGGTGTTCGTTTCCGCACATCATATGACATTCCGCCAGCGACATCACCAATGTGA